Within the Magnetospirillum sp. ME-1 genome, the region CGTGGGCCGCTTCGACGTGCTGACCGGCCAGCTGGAAAAGCCCAAGGCCAACGCGCCATCCTACACCTCGGTGTTCTCCAAGGCGCTGATCGCCGAGGCCGAGGTGGACGACCGCATCGTCGCCATCACCGCCGCCATGCCCGCCGGTACCGGTCTGGACAAGTTCGGCGACCGTTTCCCCGCGCGCACCTTCGACGTGGGCATCGCCGAGCAGCACGCCGTGACCTTCGCCGGCGGCCTGGCCACCGAGGGCTTCAAGCCGTTCTGCGCCATCTACTCCTCGTTCCTGCAGCGTGCCTACGACCAGGTGCAGCATGACGTGGTGCTGCAGAAGCTGCCCGTGCGCTTCGCCATCGACCGCGCCGGTCTGGTGGGCGCCGACGGCGCCACCCATGCCGGTTCCTACGACATGGCCTTCCTGGGCTGCCTGCCCGACATCGTCATCATGTGCCCCTCCGACGAGGCCGAACTGATGCACGCCGTCGCCACCTCGGTGGCCATCGACGATCGCCCCTCCGCCTTCCGCTATCCGCGCGGCGAGGGTGTTGGCGTCGAGCTGCCCGACCGCGGCACCGTGATGCCCATCGGCAAGGGCCGCATCGTGCGCGAAGGCAACCGCGTCGCCATCCTGTCGCTGGGCACCCGCCTGGCCGAGGTGCTGAAGGCCGCCGATGACCTGGCCGCCCGCGGCCTCGCCCCCACCGTGGTGGACGCCCGCTTCATGAAGCCGCTGGACGAGGAATTGATTCTGCGCATGGCGCGCGAGCACGAGGTGCTGATCACCGTCGAGGAAGGCTCGGTCGGCGGCTTCGCCAGCCATGTGCTGCATCTGCTGGCGGCCAAGGGCGCCCTGGACCGCGGCCTCAAGGTCCGCCCCCTGGCCCTGCCCGATGTCTTCGTCGAGCACGACACCCCGACCATCCAGTACGAAAAGATCGGCCTCAATGCCTCGGGCATCGTGGCAACCGTGCTGGCCACCCTGGGAGAAACCCGGGAAGCCGTCAGCGCCTGACAATATACACGTACTTTACCGTAGTATATCGGCGCCGCCCGTCATCGGGCGGCGCCGTTTTGTATATGGATTGAATTGGCGTGAATCAGTGATATTATATATGTGACATTCGAGTTTTGAGGAACGTGGTCATGGAACTGGAAAAACTTCAGGAAAGCGCCCGCCGGGCCAGCGCCTTGCTGAAGGCCATGAGCAACGAGCACCGCCTGATGATCCTCTGCCAGCTGCTTCCCGGTGAAAAGTCGGTGGGCGAACTGGAACGCATCATCGGCCTGTCCCAGTCGGCGCTGTCCCAGCATCTGGCCCGCCTGCGCCGCGATTCCCTGGTGACCACGCGCCGCCAGGCCCAGACCATCTTCTATTCCCTGGCCGGTATCGAAGCCCGCGCGGTGATCGACACCCTGTACGGACTGTATTGCAAGCCCGAGGGAACCGGCTGCGCCGGTTGACGCGGCGGGCTCAGGCCCGCCGGTAGCGCCAGATTCCGTCCCCTTCCAATGTCCGCACCACGCTGCCCAGCTTCATCAGATGATGAAGGTGAGCCAAGGTTTCGCCCGTGGCGAAGCCCAGCTGATGGGCGTCCAGCGGCCGGGTGAACAGCGCGCGGAGCACCTGCACCGCCGTGGCGGGGTCGACACAGGCGGACAGGGTCTTGTCCAGCCGCTCGGCATGATGGGCCTTGAGGTCGTCGATGCGGGTGTGCAGCCCCTGGAACGGCAGGCCGTGGGAGGGCAGCACCAGGGTCTCGGCGGGAAGCTGGCGCAGCCGGTCCAGGGCGTCGAGGAACAGGGAAAGCGGCTCGGATTCCGGCTGCTGCGGCCATACGCCGACGATGGGCGAGATGCGCGGCAGCACCTGGTCGCCGGAAATCAGCAGCCCGGCCTCCTGGCAATACAGGCAGGCATGCTCGGGCGAATGCCCGCCGCCCTCGATCACCCGCCAGGTCCGGCCGCCGATGGTCATCTCGTCGCCGTGGCGGATGCCGATGACGCGGACCGGCATGATGTCGATGCGCGAGCGGTAGGTATTGCGCCGCTCCTTCACCCCTTCCAGCTGCTCGGCATCCAGGCCGATGCGGGTGTAGTAGCGCAGCTGGTTGGCGACGAATTCGGGCGTGTCCTCCAGCCACAGCATGCGGCCGAACAGCCATTCGCGCATCATGGCGGTGAGATCCACATCCAGCCTGTCGCACAGCCAGCCGGCCAGCCCCATATGGTCGGGATGGAAATGGGTGGCGACCAGCCGGTTGACCCGCTTGCCCGCCAGCGGACCGGCGAAGATCTCCTCCCACAAGGCCCTGGTGACGTCGTTGCCCAGTCCGGTATCCACCAGCACCACGCCCTCGCCATCGTCCAGGACCCACAGGTTGATGTGATCCAGGGCGAAAGGCAGCGGCATGCGGATCCACCGCACCCCCGGCGCCACCTCCAGCAATTGCGCGGGATTCGGGGGGGCGCTAAAGGGGTGGATCAAGGTCGAACGGCTCACGGCAAGGCTCTCCCGATTAATTCGGTAAGTCTTTGCATATTTGGTGCGGTGCGACAAGATTCAAGCGGGAGGAACCGCCGCCTTATCCATTATCGCGATTTGTGGACTGCCCCATTCAGGTTATCCTTCGTCCACGTCCGATGAATAAGGGGAGGATCGCTGATGCTCGTTTCCGAAATCCTGAACAAGAAGGGCAACAAGATCTTCAAGATCCTGCCGTCCAAGGCCATGATCGAGGCGGTCCAGGGCATGGCCGCCTTCAAGGTGGGGGCGGTGCTGGTGGTGGACGAGAAGGACAGGACGCTGGGCATCTTCACCGAACGCGACGTCACCCGCTGCCTGGCGGCCCACGGCGCCGCCATCCTGGAGACCCCGGTGGGCGATCACATGACCCGCGATCCGCTGACCTGCCACGCCGGTGATACCGTCGCCTCGGTGATGAGCACCATGTCGACCCATCACTTCCGCCACATGCCCGTGATGGACAACGGGCAGCTGAAGGGCATCGTCTCCATCCGCGATCTGGTTTCCAACAGCCTGGAGCGGGCCGAGTTCGAGGCCGAGGCGTTGCGGACCTACGTCACCGCCGGCTAAAGCGTCTTCTCCCCCTCTTTCGCCATGAAAGAGGGGGAGACATCACGCGAAGTACCGGGCCAGGTTGCGGCGGATGCGCTCCTTGACCGATTCGGACGCCGAGGGCGCCTCGAAGGCCTGGCCGGTGACCGCCTCGAACAGGGCGATGTACTTGGCCGAGAATTCCACCAGGGTATCGTCGGGAATGGCCGGAATGGGGTCGTGATAGGGATCGCAGCGCCCGGCGATCCAGATGCGCAGGAATTCCTTGTCCAGGCTTTCCGGCTCCTCGCCCCTGGCGTGACGCGCCGCATAGCTGTCGGCCTTCCAGTAACGGCTGGAATCGGGGGTGAGGATCTCGTCGGCCAGCGTGATGCGCCCTTGCCCATCCACACCGAACTCGAACTTGGTGTCCACCAGGATCAGGCCGTTCTTCGCCGCGATCTCGCGTCCACGGGCAAAGATGGCCAGGGACAGGCGCGCCAGCTCGTCCCACTGACCTTGAGTGAGCAACCCGCGCGCCACCACCTCCTGCGGCGAGACCGGGGCGTCGTGTCCGCCCAC harbors:
- a CDS encoding MBL fold metallo-hydrolase gives rise to the protein MSRSTLIHPFSAPPNPAQLLEVAPGVRWIRMPLPFALDHINLWVLDDGEGVVLVDTGLGNDVTRALWEEIFAGPLAGKRVNRLVATHFHPDHMGLAGWLCDRLDVDLTAMMREWLFGRMLWLEDTPEFVANQLRYYTRIGLDAEQLEGVKERRNTYRSRIDIMPVRVIGIRHGDEMTIGGRTWRVIEGGGHSPEHACLYCQEAGLLISGDQVLPRISPIVGVWPQQPESEPLSLFLDALDRLRQLPAETLVLPSHGLPFQGLHTRIDDLKAHHAERLDKTLSACVDPATAVQVLRALFTRPLDAHQLGFATGETLAHLHHLMKLGSVVRTLEGDGIWRYRRA
- the dxs gene encoding 1-deoxy-D-xylulose-5-phosphate synthase, which encodes MTPPPVPGKPKSSLLDRVSSPADIRDFSIEELEQLTHEVRQEMIQSVSFTGGHLGAGLGVAELTVALHHIFDTPRDRLIWDVGHQAYPHKILTGRRDRMRTMRQGGGLSGFTRRSESEYDPFGAGHSSTSISAALGMAVARDLKGGSNNVIAVIGDGAMSAGQAYEAMNNAGAAGSRLIVILNDNDMSIAPPVGALSAHLSRLLSSPSYHSLRHLVKDLAHLLPPPLERAMGRAEEYARGMVSGGGTLFEELGFYYVGPIDGHNFEHLLPVLKNVRDSDETRPVLLHVVTKKGRGYPPAEAAADKYHGVGRFDVLTGQLEKPKANAPSYTSVFSKALIAEAEVDDRIVAITAAMPAGTGLDKFGDRFPARTFDVGIAEQHAVTFAGGLATEGFKPFCAIYSSFLQRAYDQVQHDVVLQKLPVRFAIDRAGLVGADGATHAGSYDMAFLGCLPDIVIMCPSDEAELMHAVATSVAIDDRPSAFRYPRGEGVGVELPDRGTVMPIGKGRIVREGNRVAILSLGTRLAEVLKAADDLAARGLAPTVVDARFMKPLDEELILRMAREHEVLITVEEGSVGGFASHVLHLLAAKGALDRGLKVRPLALPDVFVEHDTPTIQYEKIGLNASGIVATVLATLGETREAVSA
- a CDS encoding phosphoribosylaminoimidazolesuccinocarboxamide synthase codes for the protein MLSAAAIRAAIPGVLTEAEFPELPNYYRGKVRENYDLPDGRRILISTDRQSAFDQVLAAVPFKGQVLTQTARFWFEATKDICPNHVIEYPDPNVVVGRRLDMLPIEMVVRDYLTGSTDTSIWSMYKAGRRNMYGLDFADGMVKNDKLPATILTPTTKSEVGGHDAPVSPQEVVARGLLTQGQWDELARLSLAIFARGREIAAKNGLILVDTKFEFGVDGQGRITLADEILTPDSSRYWKADSYAARHARGEEPESLDKEFLRIWIAGRCDPYHDPIPAIPDDTLVEFSAKYIALFEAVTGQAFEAPSASESVKERIRRNLARYFA
- a CDS encoding ArsR/SmtB family transcription factor, encoding MELEKLQESARRASALLKAMSNEHRLMILCQLLPGEKSVGELERIIGLSQSALSQHLARLRRDSLVTTRRQAQTIFYSLAGIEARAVIDTLYGLYCKPEGTGCAG
- a CDS encoding CBS domain-containing protein, producing MLVSEILNKKGNKIFKILPSKAMIEAVQGMAAFKVGAVLVVDEKDRTLGIFTERDVTRCLAAHGAAILETPVGDHMTRDPLTCHAGDTVASVMSTMSTHHFRHMPVMDNGQLKGIVSIRDLVSNSLERAEFEAEALRTYVTAG